In the genome of Carya illinoinensis cultivar Pawnee chromosome 13, C.illinoinensisPawnee_v1, whole genome shotgun sequence, the window GTAAATATAGTGCAGGCTTACACGTTTCCTAAACCCCTTGGAAATTCGACTTTATGCCTTATTTCAATGTTAGAAATGCTTTGGTCCTTCAAAATGTTTTAGTGCTccctacaaaaaataaaatacgtttttattaaatttggcCGGACAACAATGaaatttaagaaattaaaatttactAAATTGAGGACTATGGTTGTAGGTTATTACTCTAAGTATTGGAcaatttgaatataattattgAAGACATATCATCTTAAATACTTTCTTCTCTAATTAGCTGGGAATTAAACTCCCAAGTGGTTTGAGAGAAAACTGACATGGAAGCTATTTCAGATGTTTGCATTCCAATATCAACATTCTGATCATCACGAATGAACCTATTTCGTACATCGTGCAAATACATAGAGAAGAATATGAAACATTCTACCTGAACATATGACCTTTTCATGAGTAAGACTCCTTTTCTGAGATGGGAGGGGGAAGACTTTCTGCATGTGCATTTGCTTTTACCCTTTTCCTGATTTGTATCGATCTTCTCATGTACTGCTGTTTCACTTTATgtttttggcctcactattcaCTACAATTCCctgtttggttatacagatgagatgagatgagatgagatgagatattttaaatagtaatgaataaaatattattataatataatttttgaatattaattttgtattgagatttgaaaaagttagattatttattatattttatatgaggatttgaaaaaggtgtaatcatgagttgagatgagatgagatgaaatttttggttttggttaaccaaacaaTCAAGCTTCACTGCCTCATCTAtcttatttcaaaaattttcatatcatttctTATTCAAGTATCactcaattataaatattttttaatttttaattttcagtttttttttcatataattattatctaatcattacaaatttttcaaaattttaaataaaacacaaaaaaatattcaacttattcaaatcttaaaataacaataatattaaattattaacaaattatatccgaacaatattttatgtttataatatttaatttaatttttttctcttcttctttaaaattaaataaaatattttaatttaaaatattttattattatttataaattattttattactatttatgaattattttattaccattTATGGGATGGAATATATATACTATCCATATTGTCGCCGTGAGGTTGGTGAGATCTACAACTGTGTGACTGTCAGTCTGTCACCCTCAATTATGTGGTTCAAAAATTATGTGGAAAGAGAGGAAGAGGCAGGGCACGCGGTTGGTCTTGAAACATTACGAgacatttattttttgggttttgctagatacagtcggcATACAGTCagctgtacggaataaataaaaaaaattataaaaatattttttttatggttgtacagaatgaataaaaaaaagttataaaaataattttttttttcatataagtctcatattaatttatattttttaaaataactgcaCGTCGATTATATTTATCgattgtacaaatcatttctctttattttcctcCTACGTACGTTGGCAGCCAAGTAGATCTTGACTCGTCCGGTTTTCTTTGAAGGACGTTACGTGCCATCACGAATTTGCTGCATGCTTCTCCTGTTTGGTGCGTTTTgacttttccttcattttgggGTTATATTATGAATATGGTGAGTAATAatccaataaattattttttaaaattattttttatatattttattaatatgattggttatatcatattttttaaaataaaataattattttgaccatttgcattaataaaatataaaataaatatgtaaaaataactatcATAGAACATAACTCATACTCGAATCAATacgaaatatataaaaatacactCTAACATTTTTAAGAGAAGATTGGATTAATTTATAAGCATTTTCCATACAACAAAATACCACAAAAAGACTGCATACGAATTTCCAAACAAGCTGCACGTGCACAGACTGGCTGAAAACAGATTATTTTAGGAAACCAAACATATATAGTTTGAAGTTCTCTTTAGCATTCATAGAGTTTGGAAGAAAGGCGCGGACTGAAGACAACTTCTAAGGGAGTTGCTTTGGCCATGGTGCTGCCTAAGCCCTCATCCATGTCCACTAGCTTGTTCAATGGCGTTGTTAACTCAAATCCCTGAAGCAAACGAGCTAGTGCCAATTGTGATACTTGCAAGGCAAACATGTCTCCAGGGCAAGATCTTCTTCCAGACCCAAATGGTGTGAATTCAAAATGTTGCCTTGAAACATCCATATTTGCATGGCTTGAAAGAAACCTCTCGGGCAAAAAATTATCAGGTTCCTCCCAAATTCTTGGGTCTCGATGCAACTTCCATATGTTCACAAACAAACGAGTTCCCTTTGGAATGAAATAGCCACAAACTTGACAATCTTCCATTGCCTCATGTGGAGCTGATAAAGGGATTGGTGGGTATAAGCGCAAGGACTCTTTGATTATGGCTTGTAGGTAAACCAAATCTTTCATATCGTAATCTTCCACCCATCTATCTCTTCCAATTTTGAGATCTAGCTCTTCTTGGACACGCTTCAAAGCATgtttattgtttaataataaAGATATGATCCATGTCAAGTTAACAGAAATAGTATCAGAACCACCCAAGATTAGAGTCTGCAACATGAAAACGGGACAATAGTTAggcaaataaaagaaattattaagcTCCAAATTTATTAGAAAACGGGCTAAAGAAACGTCAATTAGCTCATGGTCAAGAACCTCATTTGATTAAATGAGGTATGCGATTCTATCAATTACGTTGATGGATAATGACGCATACGTACTCGTTATGCTAGAATTGGGGCATGATTCTATTCTACCGTAGCATTTAGgtgtttacaaaatattatacatACCGATGCAATTGCCTTGATAATGGTTTCTCGGGTATGACCAAACATGGACTCCTCCTCAATTGTTGAAAGCATGACATCGATGAAGTCTGGCTCGTGGCTTTGCTCATCACTCTTGAGCCTCCTCGCAATATGTTCTTCAACCCAACTTCCTATTAGAGAGTCGAATTCCCCTGCAACATGCTTCATTGATTTCACTTGGCCCTGCAAATCAATCCATCTGAGAAATGGAATTAGATCAAACATGACAGGAGTCCCAGCTAAATACATGAATTCTCTTATAAGTTTCCCTATGCGTTTTGCCTCTCCATCATTTCCATCATCGGCGTAACCAAAATATCTCTTCCTCGCAATAACTTTGGTAACTATATTCACGGTTAGGCCCTCAAGCCAttcaccaatcgccaccttgacTGGCTTGTGCTCGTTGCTCTTGCAAACAGAGTACAGATTTTTAACCAAAGTATCCACCTCAGAGATTTGCATGTCTTTGAGTGTCTCAAGTCGGCGGTTGGAGAGGAGTTCAGAAACCGCTAGCTTTCGCATCTTACTCCAATATGATCCGTAAGGGGAAAACGCAAATCCTGCATAGTCGTAACCAAGGTATTTTCCCTGGCTAGACATAGGCCGTGTAGCGAAAACCTTGTCATTTGTGGTGAAGCACACCTTGACTGCCTCATGACTGCTAATCACGACTCCAGGTTTCATGCCAAACCGGAACCTGAAGATGGGACCATGTTTATCAGCCATGGTACCCAAGGTTCTGGCGATTGTGTATTGGGAACGAAGTTGATGAAGGTGGCCAATAATTGGCAAGGCACCCGATGGTTCTGGGGCTAACATACCCTTACTATGACTTCCAGTTTTCACTCTCCACAGATTGTACAACAGCACCAACACTAAAACCCCTGCAATTGCAAGGATATGAGAAATTATTTCCATGGTGTCAGGATGAACTAATTTTCCACTTCAAATTTATGTTCAGCTAGATAGGTATTTATAATTGTAACTAGGAACAAAATGACTCTTTTATCCTTAGTTTTGTTTGGGTGGTAATATTTGACTTTTGGCTCTAcatatatatgagttttgctatatacaagtatagtcgcgtactaatctgtgtacgaacactgatttattcatacttaaaatttaaattaacactgtttttaataaaatctactttttgaccaatcatatcacattggtgcacagattaatgcacaattatgcttggaACTATactttttccatatatatatatatattgtctttgCGATGGCTCATAAAGTAAGCATGAATGGTAATGACTTGTGTTGCTTTTGTacgaattaatatatatatcaatataatgtgattaattaaaattgatacGTAGATTAAAATGCGATTTTGtttatacataacaaaactttTTTGATAAATAGCCGCCGCCTCTTTGTCTATTGATTTTTGAT includes:
- the LOC122292431 gene encoding cytochrome P450 CYP82D47-like, with the translated sequence MEIISHILAIAGVLVLVLLYNLWRVKTGSHSKGMLAPEPSGALPIIGHLHQLRSQYTIARTLGTMADKHGPIFRFRFGMKPGVVISSHEAVKVCFTTNDKVFATRPMSSQGKYLGYDYAGFAFSPYGSYWSKMRKLAVSELLSNRRLETLKDMQISEVDTLVKNLYSVCKSNEHKPVKVAIGEWLEGLTVNIVTKVIARKRYFGYADDGNDGEAKRIGKLIREFMYLAGTPVMFDLIPFLRWIDLQGQVKSMKHVAGEFDSLIGSWVEEHIARRLKSDEQSHEPDFIDVMLSTIEEESMFGHTRETIIKAIASTLILGGSDTISVNLTWIISLLLNNKHALKRVQEELDLKIGRDRWVEDYDMKDLVYLQAIIKESLRLYPPIPLSAPHEAMEDCQVCGYFIPKGTRLFVNIWKLHRDPRIWEEPDNFLPERFLSSHANMDVSRQHFEFTPFGSGRRSCPGDMFALQVSQLALARLLQGFELTTPLNKLVDMDEGLGSTMAKATPLEVVFSPRLSSKLYEC